One genomic window of Verrucomicrobiota bacterium includes the following:
- a CDS encoding GIY-YIG nuclease family protein gives MSTPIKLTDIFQIPEPTQYKLHLACANQEGTHPLNEYVADRANWIAWNEWRGDKNDWTRRYIFSFMEFYPIRDAYLFGGVFEVKERLPDRYVISEIEAYKKWEGRLICRFFRYQGLRGRAFYLEGLLDSFEVLQLLPERYDGERFCGYESINHSFSTLRPILFRENQDWKAALMAVKGVYLIMDTTNGKTYVGSAYGDAGIWSRLCGYVSTGHGWNDELVRTINEKGIPYALANFKFSILEVFAFNASDEVILEREAHWKNVMLSRQFGYNKN, from the coding sequence ATGAGTACACCAATCAAACTGACAGACATTTTTCAGATTCCTGAACCGACCCAGTATAAGCTACATCTTGCCTGCGCCAATCAGGAAGGCACACATCCATTGAACGAATATGTAGCCGACCGGGCGAATTGGATTGCGTGGAACGAGTGGCGGGGCGACAAAAATGATTGGACGCGCCGGTATATCTTCTCGTTCATGGAATTTTATCCGATCCGTGACGCTTATCTTTTTGGTGGTGTTTTTGAGGTCAAGGAACGGCTGCCAGATCGCTACGTCATCTCAGAAATCGAAGCTTATAAAAAGTGGGAAGGGCGGTTAATCTGCCGGTTTTTCCGCTATCAAGGTCTGCGCGGCAGAGCGTTTTATTTGGAGGGATTACTTGATTCATTTGAAGTGCTCCAGCTCCTTCCGGAAAGATACGATGGAGAGCGGTTTTGTGGGTACGAATCCATCAACCATTCATTTTCTACACTGCGTCCCATTCTTTTCCGTGAGAACCAGGATTGGAAAGCAGCCCTGATGGCTGTCAAAGGTGTATATCTGATTATGGATACGACCAATGGCAAAACCTATGTGGGTTCCGCCTACGGTGATGCCGGTATTTGGTCAAGGTTATGCGGTTACGTTAGTACAGGGCACGGGTGGAACGATGAGCTTGTTCGGACGATTAACGAAAAAGGAATTCCCTACGCGCTGGCCAATTTCAAATTTTCCATTCTTGAGGTCTTCGCCTTCAATGCGTCCGACGAAGTCATCCTTGAGAGAGAAGCTCATTGGAAGAATGTGATGCTTTCACGGCAGTTCGGATATAATAAGAACTAA
- a CDS encoding DUF262 domain-containing HNH endonuclease family protein has translation MPPYQRAYAWETTKDRKQVCQFLDDLKEHPQAGGERKSYFLGHFLFEREQTEGNEYFVIDGQQRLTTVVIFFHCLSIELAIRKQAGEDLPIAIGGEVESDSLRQTYVMDANQRRKLQTVDYDDDLMRSFILHGTSHTQPKTHSGLRLKEAMEYMAKRMHEEKSTAELIRWMELVNSAVVTTFEVRSKEQATQIFAFQNDRGKDLTNLEKLKAYLMHVVYVHSPLTIQKESIRDLERKFSDIYRLTEEINSLKEDQVLAHHLIAFLPGGENPVNVLKKELKSKDVGLKRVEWIRIFCTNLVQSFQSVTKIETLKDGGTHHERLIGDVLYLNAPASWPLLLKLMHFHEHELSRLMPLLRLVEITLFKLQFMKGKSTNKLPNIANQYQSANLAALEQELKNVSQRGFQHYWDFNGEFRRFLEGSDHYDNKIKYLLWKYENKRRAENRDPHLSLRQYENDVPGQSLDASIDHVMPQNPEGRVHSEAFKKDYIHNLGNLVLMTKGRNSSLRNKMPIEKAADLRATTYISQQDVANTILDQKAWGENEISSRKRLIVDFALQYWQVSSEAPAQTTQP, from the coding sequence ATTCCACCTTACCAACGTGCCTATGCGTGGGAAACGACAAAGGATCGAAAGCAGGTCTGCCAATTCCTCGATGACCTGAAGGAGCACCCGCAAGCAGGAGGTGAGCGAAAAAGCTATTTTCTCGGGCATTTTCTATTCGAGCGGGAACAAACTGAAGGAAACGAATACTTTGTCATTGATGGCCAGCAGCGCTTGACGACAGTGGTTATCTTTTTTCACTGCCTATCCATCGAATTGGCCATTCGTAAGCAGGCAGGCGAAGACTTGCCAATAGCCATAGGTGGGGAGGTAGAATCCGACTCATTACGGCAGACATACGTGATGGACGCGAACCAACGTCGGAAATTACAGACGGTGGACTACGATGACGATTTGATGAGGTCATTCATTCTGCACGGCACCTCTCACACACAGCCTAAAACCCACTCTGGCTTGCGACTTAAAGAGGCCATGGAGTACATGGCGAAACGGATGCATGAGGAAAAATCCACAGCCGAGTTGATACGCTGGATGGAACTGGTTAATAGTGCAGTGGTGACAACTTTCGAGGTGCGCAGCAAGGAGCAAGCAACGCAAATATTTGCGTTCCAGAATGATCGTGGCAAGGATTTAACCAACTTGGAAAAACTAAAAGCTTATCTGATGCATGTCGTCTATGTCCACAGCCCATTGACTATCCAGAAAGAGTCTATAAGAGACTTGGAAAGAAAATTTTCGGACATCTACCGGTTGACTGAAGAGATTAATTCGCTTAAGGAAGATCAAGTACTTGCGCACCATCTGATCGCTTTCCTGCCTGGGGGGGAAAACCCGGTGAACGTGCTGAAAAAGGAACTAAAATCAAAGGATGTTGGGCTGAAAAGGGTAGAGTGGATACGCATTTTTTGTACCAACTTGGTCCAATCCTTTCAAAGCGTGACGAAGATCGAAACCCTTAAGGATGGGGGCACCCACCATGAGCGACTTATTGGTGATGTGCTGTACTTAAATGCGCCTGCTTCTTGGCCGCTGTTGCTGAAGCTGATGCATTTCCACGAGCATGAGCTGTCACGACTGATGCCGCTGTTGCGCCTAGTGGAAATCACACTCTTCAAACTTCAGTTTATGAAAGGCAAGTCCACCAACAAGCTTCCGAATATCGCCAACCAATATCAGTCAGCAAATCTGGCGGCGCTCGAACAGGAGCTAAAAAACGTATCTCAGCGTGGATTCCAGCACTATTGGGATTTCAACGGTGAGTTCCGACGCTTTCTCGAAGGCTCCGACCATTACGACAATAAAATAAAATATTTGCTTTGGAAGTATGAGAATAAGCGTCGAGCAGAGAACCGTGATCCACACCTCTCTTTGCGGCAGTATGAAAATGACGTTCCAGGCCAAAGCCTTGATGCTTCAATTGACCACGTCATGCCGCAAAACCCAGAGGGACGCGTGCATTCAGAGGCATTTAAAAAGGACTATATTCACAATCTTGGTAATCTCGTTTTGATGACCAAAGGACGCAATTCGAGCCTACGGAACAAAATGCCAATTGAAAAGGCTGCCGACCTTAGAGCGACAACTTATATTTCTCAGCAAGACGTTGCAAACACGATTCTCGATCAAAAGGCCTGGGGTGAGAATGAAATCTCCTCACGGAAGCGGCTGATTGTTGATTTTGCGTTACAATATTGGCAGGTGAGCTCCGAAGCTCCTGCACAGACGACGCAACCATGA
- a CDS encoding LamG-like jellyroll fold domain-containing protein, whose amino-acid sequence MKLTSPTIFVGALAIIALNTLLLAADPELLLRWPAHEGTGAVVQDTSGNGLDGRSTAGWVGEGGIKALFFDGQSKSVVRVQVPAGKYLGAGDWSFMAWLRPEVLGFPGKQDQRRIFNYGKYPDASVNFDLTGQGALSWYLVYKDANGKSVSAGGGSVPRFKPRTWLHTALVVDRRNARVTVYLNGRESGQGPLPQGWAANFNLGNELMIGSGWQNFHGAMADVAVWRRTLGEAEIKSLFRTQSPAYGVKLGDGMTAEEVLGDLAELGNDAMAQKKTAEARTAFDKLLTTPGVPPGWAAWAELRIAQAHRLDRNDAAAKAVYQHIQGQSAYLAHHRQEAAELQQEMERTAKGLPARDVMATRTVLPVIDHYAAEVWIAPDGNDAYRGQATKPVATLNRAQALVRELRRTVTGPVAVIFKNGEYQLHEGLKLTAEDSGAPTAPVVWKAAESGKVVLYGGMRLKGFAPVADASVVARLDPKARGNVMVCDLKQLGLTDYGRLAVRGYSQPPSPPTVELFVNGEPQTLARWPNDGFVDAGKLIEPGNKTNGTPSVFEYLDDRHARWTNAEDAWLFGYWRYLWADATLKIGKLDTASKRITSAQPYWMSHNGMDTKQGIKYYAFNLLEELDRPGEWYLDRSQGLLYLWPTGDPSRQTIELGVLSSPFMTLTKTAHVRFEGLVCDLGRFDGIQISGGENVQLVGCVVRRMAGSGITISGGTRHTLLGCDIHHLGRAATTLKGGNRATLERADFLIENCHLHHFGRIDRTYTPAIQAEGVGMRFAHNLMHDCPSSAIRVDGNDVLMEYNDVHSVLRESDDQGGMETFGNPSFRGLVFRYNRFENVGNGSTMVNGQSAIRFDDVISGMLVYGNLFIRSANGHFGALQINGGRDDIMDNNLFVDCKLGISGRYWKNHKHWTASEQGVTRDVFRTPLYLQRYPEIANMFDGNGRNFAWRMALIDCGTPIVQKAFFDILALRSWTSKDPGIAELAKRQWNLAADSELVLRLGLRPIPLAEIGLYADRTRASWPVITTPVEVPDWREAVKPRPWPE is encoded by the coding sequence ATGAAACTAACAAGCCCAACAATTTTCGTAGGCGCACTGGCGATCATCGCCCTCAACACCCTATTACTGGCTGCCGATCCGGAACTACTGCTGCGCTGGCCGGCCCATGAGGGAACCGGCGCGGTGGTACAAGACACCTCCGGTAATGGCCTAGACGGACGTTCCACCGCTGGCTGGGTTGGCGAGGGCGGCATCAAGGCGCTTTTCTTCGATGGCCAATCCAAATCCGTGGTGCGCGTTCAGGTGCCCGCCGGCAAATATTTGGGCGCCGGCGACTGGTCCTTTATGGCCTGGCTGCGTCCCGAAGTGCTCGGCTTTCCCGGCAAACAGGATCAGCGGCGCATCTTTAATTACGGCAAATATCCGGATGCCTCGGTCAACTTCGATCTCACTGGCCAAGGCGCCTTGAGCTGGTATCTCGTGTACAAGGATGCCAACGGCAAGAGCGTGTCGGCCGGTGGCGGTTCGGTGCCCCGCTTCAAGCCCAGGACCTGGCTGCACACGGCCCTGGTGGTGGATCGCCGCAACGCGCGGGTGACCGTTTACCTGAACGGACGCGAGTCGGGCCAAGGTCCGCTGCCCCAAGGCTGGGCGGCAAATTTCAACCTGGGCAACGAACTCATGATCGGTTCGGGCTGGCAGAATTTCCACGGTGCCATGGCCGATGTGGCTGTATGGCGACGCACCCTTGGTGAGGCCGAGATTAAATCGCTATTCCGCACCCAGAGCCCCGCTTACGGTGTCAAACTGGGCGATGGCATGACCGCCGAGGAAGTCCTGGGCGACCTGGCGGAATTGGGCAACGATGCCATGGCACAGAAGAAAACGGCTGAGGCGCGGACTGCGTTTGACAAGCTACTGACCACCCCCGGTGTGCCACCCGGTTGGGCGGCGTGGGCTGAGTTGCGGATCGCCCAGGCTCACCGGTTGGATCGCAACGATGCGGCCGCCAAGGCGGTTTACCAGCATATCCAGGGCCAGTCGGCGTATCTGGCACACCATCGCCAGGAAGCCGCCGAGCTGCAGCAGGAAATGGAGCGCACTGCCAAAGGGTTACCCGCCCGCGATGTCATGGCCACGCGCACGGTGCTGCCGGTGATTGACCACTATGCAGCGGAAGTCTGGATCGCTCCGGATGGTAACGATGCCTATCGTGGTCAAGCGACCAAACCGGTCGCCACGCTCAACCGGGCGCAGGCGTTGGTGCGCGAACTGCGGCGCACGGTTACCGGCCCCGTCGCCGTCATCTTCAAGAACGGTGAATACCAGTTACACGAGGGGCTGAAGTTGACCGCTGAGGATTCCGGTGCCCCGACTGCCCCCGTCGTTTGGAAAGCCGCTGAGAGCGGTAAGGTGGTGCTTTATGGCGGCATGCGGTTGAAAGGATTTGCTCCGGTGGCGGATGCCTCCGTAGTGGCGCGCCTGGATCCAAAAGCCCGGGGTAATGTCATGGTCTGCGACCTCAAGCAGCTTGGCCTTACGGATTATGGCAGGCTGGCCGTGCGCGGCTACAGCCAACCGCCATCTCCGCCCACCGTCGAGCTATTCGTCAACGGCGAACCGCAGACTCTCGCCCGCTGGCCCAACGACGGTTTTGTGGATGCCGGCAAACTCATCGAGCCCGGCAATAAAACCAATGGCACCCCATCCGTGTTTGAATATCTGGATGACCGCCATGCCCGGTGGACCAATGCCGAAGATGCCTGGCTGTTTGGCTATTGGCGTTATCTCTGGGCGGATGCCACGCTCAAAATCGGCAAGCTCGATACCGCCAGCAAGCGTATCACCTCCGCCCAGCCCTATTGGATGAGCCATAACGGCATGGACACCAAGCAGGGCATCAAGTATTACGCATTTAATTTGCTGGAAGAGTTGGACCGTCCCGGCGAATGGTATTTGGACCGCAGCCAAGGCCTGCTTTACCTCTGGCCCACTGGCGATCCGTCTCGCCAGACCATTGAGTTGGGCGTCCTGTCCTCGCCCTTTATGACGCTCACCAAAACCGCGCATGTGCGGTTTGAAGGCCTCGTCTGCGATCTCGGGCGCTTTGATGGCATCCAGATTTCCGGCGGTGAAAATGTGCAGTTGGTCGGTTGCGTGGTGCGGCGCATGGCCGGGAGTGGCATAACGATTTCCGGTGGCACCCGGCACACGCTGCTGGGTTGCGACATCCATCATCTCGGTCGCGCCGCCACCACGTTGAAAGGCGGCAACCGGGCCACGTTGGAGCGGGCGGACTTCCTCATTGAGAATTGTCACCTGCACCATTTCGGCCGCATTGACCGCACCTACACCCCGGCCATCCAGGCCGAAGGCGTCGGCATGCGTTTTGCGCATAACCTCATGCACGATTGCCCCAGTTCGGCCATCCGCGTGGACGGCAACGACGTGCTCATGGAATACAATGACGTCCATAGCGTCCTGCGCGAATCCGACGATCAGGGCGGCATGGAAACCTTCGGCAACCCTTCCTTTCGCGGCCTGGTCTTCCGCTATAACCGTTTTGAAAACGTCGGCAACGGTTCCACCATGGTCAATGGTCAATCCGCCATCCGCTTTGATGACGTGATCAGCGGCATGCTGGTCTATGGCAACCTGTTTATCCGCTCAGCGAACGGCCATTTTGGTGCCCTCCAGATCAACGGCGGCCGGGATGACATCATGGATAACAACCTGTTCGTGGACTGCAAACTGGGCATCAGCGGTCGCTATTGGAAGAACCATAAGCACTGGACGGCGTCCGAGCAGGGAGTCACGCGCGATGTGTTCCGCACGCCCCTCTATCTCCAGCGTTACCCGGAAATTGCGAACATGTTCGATGGCAACGGCCGCAACTTCGCCTGGCGGATGGCCTTGATTGACTGCGGCACACCGATTGTCCAAAAGGCGTTCTTCGACATCCTTGCCCTGCGCAGTTGGACTTCCAAAGATCCGGGCATCGCCGAACTCGCCAAGCGCCAATGGAATCTTGCCGCCGATAGCGAACTCGTGTTGCGCCTCGGACTCCGCCCGATCCCCCTGGCCGAAATCGGGCTTTACGCGGATCGCACCCGTGCCAGTTGGCCGGTAATCACCACGCCGGTTGAAGTGCCCGATTGGCGCGAAGCGGTAAAACCGCGTCCCTGGCCGGAATAA
- a CDS encoding FAD-dependent oxidoreductase — MKRRDFLKLGSATATVGLGGAWAQGTDASAAKPGCISQPAREIPVLAEADVVICGGGTAGISSACCAARHGAKVILLERWPSVGGMATNALVNIWHTSDRQKQVIHGFVQEAIDRGGRFVRRMADFPRRPETHEFDSTGMRVVFHRMLKDAGVRTFCNLPAVESIRDRDRLSAVLVDTKTGRKAVRAKIFIDATGDGDIAANAGAPFDYGRTSDGGVQGMTMMYRLRGLDSATIKAHSKDAERVFALMKKLRDEGKFPQFLESAARSYLISPRDPIVSYNMCPVAGNPLDEEELTRLSQQAREQVYQYVDLWRAEMPGFEKVEVEQMGHSLGIRESRRIRGLKTLNAQMVVKAVKQADAIGHGFWMIDIHDPKGTGHTTWVDQKAEMMPPVGDSYHIPLGMCLNPQILNLAVVGRCASATHEAHASVRLQSHCMVMGQGIGTCAALALNAGVDMGKFGVQKLQTQLRKDGVYLENLPS; from the coding sequence ATGAAACGCAGGGACTTTTTGAAACTGGGCAGTGCCACCGCCACTGTGGGGCTCGGCGGCGCATGGGCACAAGGCACGGATGCGTCAGCAGCGAAACCTGGATGCATTTCCCAACCCGCCCGCGAAATTCCCGTGCTTGCCGAAGCCGACGTGGTCATCTGCGGCGGCGGCACGGCTGGCATTTCCTCAGCGTGCTGCGCGGCGCGGCACGGGGCCAAGGTCATCCTATTGGAGCGCTGGCCCAGCGTCGGCGGCATGGCCACCAACGCGCTCGTCAACATCTGGCATACCAGCGACCGCCAGAAACAGGTCATTCACGGATTCGTGCAGGAGGCGATTGATCGCGGCGGGCGTTTCGTTCGTCGCATGGCCGACTTCCCCAGACGCCCCGAGACGCACGAATTCGATTCCACCGGCATGCGCGTCGTGTTTCACCGCATGCTCAAGGATGCCGGGGTGCGCACCTTCTGCAATCTCCCGGCCGTGGAATCTATCCGCGATAGGGATAGGCTCTCCGCCGTGCTGGTGGACACCAAGACCGGGCGCAAAGCCGTGCGTGCCAAAATCTTCATTGACGCTACGGGCGACGGCGACATTGCCGCCAACGCCGGTGCACCGTTTGACTATGGCCGCACCAGTGATGGCGGAGTGCAGGGCATGACCATGATGTACCGCCTGCGCGGGTTGGATAGCGCCACCATCAAGGCTCACTCCAAAGATGCCGAACGGGTTTTCGCCCTGATGAAAAAATTGCGGGACGAAGGTAAGTTCCCGCAGTTCCTCGAATCGGCAGCCCGCTCCTATTTGATCAGCCCACGCGATCCCATCGTCTCTTATAACATGTGCCCCGTGGCGGGAAACCCGTTGGACGAAGAAGAACTGACCCGGCTTTCCCAACAGGCCCGCGAACAGGTCTATCAATACGTGGATCTCTGGCGGGCGGAAATGCCCGGTTTTGAAAAAGTCGAAGTGGAGCAAATGGGCCACAGCTTGGGTATCCGCGAATCCCGCCGTATTCGCGGCCTCAAGACGTTGAATGCACAGATGGTCGTCAAGGCGGTCAAACAGGCCGATGCCATCGGACACGGTTTCTGGATGATTGATATTCACGATCCGAAGGGCACGGGCCACACGACGTGGGTGGATCAGAAGGCGGAAATGATGCCACCCGTCGGTGATAGTTATCACATTCCACTGGGCATGTGCCTGAATCCGCAGATACTCAACCTCGCCGTGGTTGGTCGGTGCGCCTCCGCCACGCATGAAGCTCATGCCTCCGTCCGCTTGCAAAGCCACTGCATGGTCATGGGTCAGGGCATCGGCACCTGCGCCGCGCTCGCGCTCAATGCCGGCGTGGACATGGGAAAGTTCGGCGTCCAGAAACTTCAGACTCAATTACGCAAAGACGGCGTCTATCTGGAAAACTTACCATCATGA
- a CDS encoding pyrimidine/purine nucleoside phosphorylase: MATIPVQFSNVTAVAKANVYFDGKVVSHTILFPDQTKKTLGLIYPGKYHFGTDKAERMEIVAGAGQVKLDGQPGVNEYSGGTAFEVPAKSGFDIEVKTGICEYICSFLN, translated from the coding sequence ATGGCAACCATACCCGTACAATTTTCCAATGTCACCGCCGTGGCCAAAGCCAATGTTTATTTCGATGGCAAGGTCGTCAGCCACACCATCCTGTTTCCGGACCAAACCAAGAAGACTCTTGGCCTGATTTATCCAGGCAAATACCACTTTGGCACGGACAAGGCCGAGCGCATGGAAATTGTGGCGGGCGCGGGTCAAGTGAAACTTGATGGCCAACCAGGCGTCAACGAGTATTCCGGCGGCACCGCGTTTGAAGTGCCGGCTAAATCAGGCTTCGATATTGAGGTGAAGACCGGTATCTGTGAGTATATTTGTTCCTTCCTCAATTAA
- a CDS encoding sugar phosphate isomerase/epimerase encodes MKTNRREFLWTTATAAVAGFGLTACSTPGKPAARKIVVGAHPWVYAATQPGYDLTPVLPQIFTDMSYADMDGIELMHTALRPDTAVEHIGELSRQHRLPVIGSSFSGAMWDRQQHAAVMADAELVIPRLAKLGGRTLGISVGPIKWGNKARKTTEQLDAQAELLRKIITLCAQHGIVPNLHNHTYEVENELHDLKGTLTRLPGTKLGPDLNWLERGGVDPATFLRQYGSQIVFLHLRDQKKDGRWSEALGEGDMDYAGISAALREIHFRGDAIIELAHERDFKPTRPLRESLKISREFVRNTLGY; translated from the coding sequence ATGAAAACCAACCGACGTGAATTTCTGTGGACTACCGCAACTGCCGCTGTGGCTGGCTTTGGGCTGACTGCCTGCTCCACGCCCGGAAAGCCGGCAGCACGAAAAATTGTCGTGGGGGCGCACCCGTGGGTGTATGCGGCCACCCAACCGGGCTATGACCTCACGCCCGTGTTGCCGCAAATTTTTACCGATATGAGCTATGCCGACATGGACGGCATCGAACTCATGCATACGGCCTTGCGCCCTGATACGGCGGTGGAACACATCGGCGAGTTATCGCGGCAACATAGGCTTCCCGTTATCGGTTCCTCCTTCAGCGGCGCGATGTGGGACCGTCAGCAACATGCAGCCGTCATGGCGGACGCTGAACTCGTCATCCCGCGCCTGGCCAAGCTCGGTGGGCGCACACTGGGCATCTCGGTTGGCCCGATCAAATGGGGGAACAAAGCCCGCAAAACGACGGAACAACTCGACGCCCAAGCGGAGCTGCTCCGCAAAATCATAACCCTCTGCGCCCAGCACGGCATCGTGCCCAATCTGCACAACCACACCTACGAGGTCGAAAATGAGTTGCACGATTTGAAGGGCACGCTGACCCGTTTGCCCGGGACAAAGCTGGGCCCGGACCTCAACTGGCTGGAGCGTGGCGGAGTGGACCCGGCCACCTTCCTCCGGCAATATGGCTCGCAGATTGTCTTCCTCCATCTGCGCGACCAGAAGAAGGACGGACGCTGGTCGGAGGCGCTGGGTGAGGGGGATATGGATTATGCGGGCATCAGCGCTGCCTTGCGGGAGATTCATTTCCGCGGTGATGCCATCATCGAACTGGCCCATGAGCGGGATTTTAAACCCACCCGTCCCCTGCGGGAGAGTCTGAAGATCAGCCGCGAGTTTGTGCGAAACACTTTGGGGTACTGA
- a CDS encoding FAD-dependent oxidoreductase — translation MNLVFKHILAGMLLAWVGSHWVAGADPKAVERRCELAVIGGGSGGFGAALAAARAGVDVVLVERGDCLGGNSVRGGVNGWEPGAGGTGFPFELYRRLKAQTNAIGIYSFGRHLSTFDPNREPYRFPGGENLIDPSRHYLDTLVRAAGRNLSAAQAKTFRQERLHGLPFDPDAMANTMLAMLRETGKCRVLLNTTFLSAKAQDGIIKSVRLSNGDTLVADYFVDATGDGNVCLAVGCESMSGQEARDQFNEPDAPPNASARVNGVTLIYRVSPTNVPAIESLPTSVLTNCWWAKTFPVAVFTHYPNGDLNVNMLPTMDGLEFIKLGYRDAMEECRKRTLAHWYNLQTRYAEFRGYHLVWTAPALGIRESRRVVGEYVLTEHDLLAGISGQKHPDIICLADHAMDTHGSHSRSTGELTEPYGVPYRCIIPKGQRNLLIACRAASFSSLAASSCRLSRTMMQLGQAAGTAVAVARELKVDLPDVPPERLRTALRQQHVQLEHPMPDELRRYLTNDDGFQVFSP, via the coding sequence ATGAATCTCGTTTTCAAACACATCCTCGCAGGCATGCTGCTGGCATGGGTGGGTAGTCATTGGGTCGCAGGTGCGGACCCAAAAGCAGTTGAACGGCGTTGTGAACTGGCGGTCATCGGCGGTGGCAGCGGTGGTTTCGGCGCCGCCCTGGCTGCCGCCCGTGCTGGGGTAGATGTGGTGCTGGTGGAGCGCGGTGATTGTCTGGGCGGCAACTCCGTGCGTGGCGGGGTGAACGGTTGGGAACCCGGTGCCGGTGGCACCGGGTTTCCGTTTGAATTGTACCGCCGTCTCAAAGCCCAAACCAATGCCATCGGCATCTATTCCTTTGGCCGACACCTGAGCACCTTTGATCCAAACCGGGAACCATACCGGTTTCCAGGTGGCGAAAACCTCATTGATCCATCCCGCCACTACCTGGATACCTTGGTGCGGGCGGCGGGCCGCAATCTGTCTGCCGCTCAAGCCAAAACCTTTAGACAAGAACGCTTGCATGGCCTGCCTTTCGACCCGGATGCCATGGCCAACACCATGCTCGCCATGCTCCGCGAAACCGGCAAATGCCGGGTTTTGCTCAATACCACTTTTCTCAGCGCGAAGGCCCAGGATGGAATAATCAAATCCGTGCGTTTATCCAATGGCGACACCCTCGTAGCCGATTATTTTGTGGACGCCACAGGCGACGGCAATGTCTGCCTGGCGGTCGGCTGCGAATCCATGTCTGGGCAGGAAGCCCGTGATCAGTTCAACGAACCGGATGCACCACCCAACGCTAGTGCGCGCGTCAACGGAGTTACCCTCATCTACCGCGTATCCCCAACCAATGTCCCGGCAATTGAATCATTGCCCACCAGCGTCCTCACCAATTGTTGGTGGGCCAAAACCTTTCCGGTTGCGGTGTTCACGCACTATCCCAATGGGGATCTGAACGTCAACATGCTGCCGACCATGGACGGACTCGAATTCATAAAGCTGGGCTACCGTGACGCCATGGAGGAGTGCCGCAAGCGCACGCTGGCCCACTGGTATAACCTGCAAACCCGTTACGCCGAATTCCGTGGCTACCATTTGGTGTGGACCGCCCCGGCTCTGGGCATCCGTGAATCCCGACGCGTCGTGGGTGAGTATGTCCTGACCGAGCACGATTTATTGGCCGGCATTAGCGGCCAAAAACACCCGGATATTATCTGCCTGGCCGACCATGCCATGGACACGCACGGCAGCCATTCCCGCAGCACCGGGGAACTGACCGAACCGTATGGCGTGCCATACCGCTGTATCATCCCCAAGGGCCAACGCAATCTGCTGATTGCCTGCCGCGCGGCCAGTTTTAGTTCGCTCGCCGCATCGAGCTGCCGGTTGTCGCGCACCATGATGCAACTGGGACAAGCCGCAGGAACCGCCGTGGCGGTGGCCAGGGAGCTGAAGGTGGATTTGCCGGACGTGCCTCCGGAACGGCTGCGGACGGCATTACGCCAACAGCACGTTCAACTGGAGCATCCGATGCCGGATGAACTGCGCAGGTATTTAACCAACGATGATGGATTCCAAGTTTTTTCCCCATGA